DNA from Aggregatimonas sangjinii:
GACAAAAAAAAGGATAGGCATTTCCCCCTTTGTGGTGCGGTTCAAAAAATCCATTTGCCAGAATCAGACATCTATTCGTTATCGGAAAATCTTTAAAAGATTTCTTCTCAAAAATTGATTCTGAGCGAGCATTATTTGTGTAGTTCTTTTTCAAAAACTCACTCACATCGCCTTTCATCGCCCACTTCGGTACAAGACCCCACATAGCAGGACGAATCAATTTCGGCTCCTTTTGTGGAATGATATACAAATTAGAATGATTAAAAGCAGATTGGAAGAAATACGGCTTGTATTCCATAGGATAACGAAATTGCCGCTTCGTCTCCTTCTCGATTTCTGTTTCAGTTTTGGTAATGGTAGTTGAGTAGCACATAGTATAAATATACTATATCGATGGCAGACAGAAAACCACATCGGTCAACATAAAAGAATTTAACACTAAAACCAAAGCTATCAGTATTTATACTTCAGCTAGTTTATCAGAACGAAAAAACTTTAAAAGTCATTCGGTACCAAAATAATCTTTACTTATTCAATCTTTGTTTTGTAAATCTAGAATTTTTCCTAAAAGTAAGACACATCTAAAAAGTGCCATAGTAATTAAAAGTACAGGGATAACCAATGATGCAAAAAGGATAGCTTCACTAAAATTTTGAGAAAAGGCCTTAATTAAAAAAGAGGATAGAGCAACGCCCAATAAGACTTTAATAGAATTTTTTAGTATTACTGTGGTGGTTGGATACAGAGAAGTATTAAAGAATAAACTTAGAGCAGAGTCGTAGTCTTTGATTAAAACCTTCTTTTTAGAATTAGCCTTAAAAGTAACTAATACCGTCAAAATTGTCAGAATGAATCCTGCACTAGTAAATGCAATATTAGCCAAATCACTATATAAATTTTGCAAAAAAGCTAACTCTGGAACTTTAAATTGAAACTCGCATAATGATACATACAATGCAATCGCAACAAAACCTGAAAATAGGATGTCACATAAAATAGGCTTTTTCAAATAGGTGTTTATCATTTCAACTCCTCAACAATTCTAGTAAAATCGTCTTCTATTAGACGATAGCTATTTTTTAAACTAATATCCTCACTAACATCTACTTTTTTGGTCACAATTTTCTTATCCTTCAAAAGATTGAAGCTATCTTCATTCCCAAATCCATCCTCAAATACGACATCAAATTGATCATAATAGAAAGCCTCCGTCGGTTCCTTCTTAAAAACACTTAACGCCTTATTAAACATATTAGTAGCTATCTTGTTCTGCTTTCTTTCAATATCTCGTTTGCGATTTTTCTTGAAAAACGCTTCCACACGTAAAAATTCCGGCTTGTATATTTTCGACACCAAATCGAACCCACTAAAGAACTGCTTTTTTAATTGCTCATTTATAAGTTCTAAATTTGATGGGCGCATTTTAATGTTAAA
Protein-coding regions in this window:
- a CDS encoding SOS response-associated peptidase; protein product: MCYSTTITKTETEIEKETKRQFRYPMEYKPYFFQSAFNHSNLYIIPQKEPKLIRPAMWGLVPKWAMKGDVSEFLKKNYTNNARSESIFEKKSFKDFPITNRCLILANGFFEPHHKGGNAYPFFCHHPDDSLFMFAGIYSELDEELHSCTIITVEANEQFEEVHNRKKRMPLVLDPEYTEEWLRDDLNEANINELMKIGFTNREFECYPVTKELYKPKFTEKNTPVAITKVDYPELNEQGSLF